TGAAACTCACTTCACTAACTACAGCGAAACTTTAAAAATTTAGAATAGAAAAAAAGCGATCGCCTTCCTGAAAGTGCGATCGCTACCAATTCAAATTCAAAGATGCAACTAACAATTATCTGCGTCCATCTGCGTCCATCTGCGGTTAAAATCCCTACACCAGCAAACTTTGCATCAAGGGCTTATCTTCGGATATCTTACCTGTCCGCAACCATTCAGCCAGTTCATCTGGTGCTTTGGCTTGCTTAAGATGTTCGCGCAGTTGTGTACCTTCAAGAATTTCCTTCTGCAAAAGTTCCTCTGCAGTTTGCTCCAGTAGCTCGCGGTTTTCATGCAGAATAGTTAAAGCAATGTGGTGGGCATTGTCCACTATCTGCTTCACCTCGCGGTCAATTTCTTCTGCTACTTTAGGACTAATTGAACGACGCGGGTTCCCGTAACCTTCGAGAAATTGCTGTTGGATTTTTTCAAATGCCACAGGACCAAGTTTATCGCTCATACCGTACAGAGTAACATAGCGTTCTGCGAGGTCAGTCGCTTTCTGAATATCGTCACTCGCACCTGTGGACACTTTGCCAAAAACTGTTTCTTCTGCGGAACGTCCACCCAACAAGGTAGCGATGCGACCGCGAATTTCATCTTCTATCATCAAGAAGCGGTCTTCTTCTGGCATTTGAATTGTGTAACCCAAAGCACCAACGCCACGAGGGACAACCGAGATTTTCTCGACTTTACCAGCTCCTGGCATCAAAGCACCAATAATAGCGTGACCAACTTCGTGGTAAGCTACAGTCTTTTTCTCAGTTTCATTGAGGACACGAGAGCGTTTTTCCAAACCAGCAACAACGCGCTCAATGGCTTCGTTAAAATCTGCCATTGTCACTGCTTGCTGATTTTGACGTGCCGCAAGCAGTGCAGCTTCGTTGACAAGGTTGGCTAAATCTGCGCCAGCAAACCCAGGTGTTCTAATACCAATCATTCCCAAGTCCACATCCTCAGCCAATTTGACATTTCTGGCATGAACTTTAAGAATGGCTTCGCGACCAATTTTGTCAGGTCGATCCACAACGACTTGACGGTCAAAGCGACCAGGACGGCGCAATGCTGGGTCGAGCACTTCAGGACGGTTGGTGGCGGCGATAATAATGACACCAGTGTTAGCATCAAAGCCATCCATTTCGGTGAGTAATTGGTTGAGGGTTTGTTCCCGTTCATCGTTACCACCTACAAACCCACCAGCACCGCCGCGAGACTTACCCAGTGCGTCTAACTCATCGATAAAGACGATACAGGGAGCTTGTTGTTTTGCTTGCTCGAATAAATCGCGGACTCTTGCAGCACCGACACCAACAAATAGTTCGATAAATTCGGAACCAGAGATGCTGAAGAAGGGAACACTAGCTTCACCCGCAATTGCCTTGGCTAGGAGTGTTTTACCTGTTCCTGGAGGTCCTACCACCAACACACCTTTAGGAATTTTTGCCCCCAGGCGGGTATATTTATCAGCACTTTTAAGAAAGTCAACAATTTCTTCCAGTTCGGCTTTTGCCTCATCTACGCCAGCAACATCAATAAATTTTACACCTGTGCTGCCTTCAGAGTAGATCCGTGCTTTACTTTTACCCACCGTTAGTGCTGCGGGACCACCGCCACCGCGATTGAGCAAAAAGCCCCAAATACCAAAGAAAATTAATGGTGGTACAACCCAGCTTAAAAGAGTACTAATCCAACCATTTTGGTTTGGCGGTGGTGCGGCAAATTCTACATTATTGTCGCGGAGAATTTTGGGTAAATCCAGATCAATTGCGATTGGTGTGGTCTCGAAAACTTGTTCACCAGGCTTACCGTCCGGGGTTTGGGTTTTGACGGAATACTCAATGCGATCGCTGCCCACAACAGCCCTATCTACTTTACCTGCTTGTACCTGAGCAATAAAATCGCTGTAGGGAACTTGCGTCAGTCTAGGACCAAAAAAGCTGGGAACAATTGCGTTCAGGAGAAAAAGAAGGGTCAACAGAATGAGCAAGCTACCCCCAAACTGCCGTATTCTTGGCGGTTTGATTGGGCGTTTATTATTATTAGTTTCAACTGGCATTTTTTGATGTTACCTCATGCTTAAATTGAAAAACTTGTTGAGAAGCGCCATGGTTTGTAGGGACGTGCTATGACACGTCTCTACATTGTTCTACTAACCACTAACTTAAGAGTTAATAAAAGAGCGAATAAACCAAAGATTTAGTGCGGTACAAAGGGATATTGATAGTACTGGTTAATATCCCCAGTGTAAATAATAAAATCGCGATAGAGGGGGAGAACCCTAATTTTTTCACTGCAATTCCCACCACGTCTAGTGCTATAACAAACCCAAGAAAAGGTAGTAGCAGTAACAACACCAGAAATAGCAGCAGTGATGGCAAGTGAATCATGGCGATGTACAAGCAGAGTGTTGTGTGTTGCTCTGCTTGAATTTATTTTAAAGAGTAAGAGATATACTTCTCTTTCGTATCTACCCCCCCTATGAATGCGAATTGCCGTACTTCTATGCAAAATCAGTTTGGATTTATTCTCAAAGTGTTTTTTCTCTCGGCTGGGATTTCGGTCTTGATTAAGTACGTTCTTCCGAGTCTATCTATTCCAGCGACAGCAACCAACGCCCTCATTATCGTTTTTTTGCCGACTATCATTATGACAAGTGTTTTGTTATGGCGCTTCCAACGACAGCAAAATTAACAGAAAATGTCTAGGCGGAACTGCCAGAATCAGCTAACCTAACTGCATCAAGAAGAAATCGCAGTGTGTCACGCGCCAGGAGTCAGTTAGTGAATCTAGGTCAATGGATTGGTTTAATCGCTATAGTTCTTTCTTTGTACATCCTGTGGCAGATTCGGGAAGTCCTGTTGCTGATATTTGCCGCAGTTGTCTTAGCGACTACCTTAAACCGACTGGCTCGAAGGTTCCAGCGCTCAGGAGTGAAGCGTGGAATCGCTGTCTTCTTGTCAGTGACCATCTTCATAGCCTTAATTGTAGGTTTCTTCTGGCTAGTTGTTCCGCCTTTTGCGGTTGAATTTCAAGCACTCACAAAACAAGTTCCCCAAGGTTTAGAGCGGTTTAATGATTGGCTTGACCAACTTAGAACTCGCATTCCCGACCAGCTCACTCCTTATATACCTAACGTGAATAGCTTGATTCAACAAGCACAGCCTTTTATCAATCGTGCAGTAGGAAGCTCATTCGCCTTTGTCTCGGGTTCTTTAGAAGTTGTCCTCAAGACTTTGTTGGTGCTAGTGTTGACAGGGATGTTCCTCTCCGACCCCTTAGCTTACCGAAAGGTATTTGTGCGGCTGTTTCCCTCGTTCTATCGACAGCGAGTAGATGGCATTTTGGATAAATGCGAGGTCTCTTTGGAGGGATGGATAACTGGCGCTTTCATTGCTATGAGTGTCGTGGGACTGATGAGTTTAATTGGCTTATCAATTTTGCGCGTACGTTCAGCGCTGGCTTTGGGGGTTTTGGCGGGATTTTTAAACTTGATTCCCAACCTTGGTCCTACAATGAGTGTGATTCCAGCAATGGCGATCGCTCTTTTGGATGCTCCCTGGAAATCTGTCGCTGTGTTGCTTCTCTACTTTGTCATTCAGCAGATTGAGAGCAATTTCATCACACCTATCGTCATGGCGCATCAAGTGTCGCTGCTACCAGCTGTCACGTTAATCTCCCAGCTGTTTTTTGTTACCTTCTTTGGCTTTTTAGGCTTGTTTCTGGCACTACCCCTGACTGTTGTCGCTAAGATTTGGGTGCAGGAAGTGTTGATTAAAGATGTTTTGGATCAATGGGGTGATAAATCTCATAGAGAGACTGAGTTTGTGATTGTTTCTGATGAGCAACGAACAGAGAAATCTGCTGACAATTTGGCGAATGACGAGGATCAAACAATTAATCAATAGCCTGTAATATAGCGTTTCCGGCCTAGGTGAAGTATAAAAAGAAAGAATTAACCGCAGATAAACGCAGACGGACGCACATAAATCTGTACCTTACTTGATTCGCATCCTTGGGGCTTTGGTTGTGAATTTTTCTGCTCTAAACTATCAGCAACCGTATGAAACCCTGATTGCTATGTTTTAAACGAAGGATGCAAGGACAAGTCTCAAACCCTTGTGTATACTTGGTTACAAATTTTTGGATGGGTCTATTAGAACAGTGTCTAACTGGAGGTGACATTTTTATGTCACATTCGCTAACTAAGCTAAAGATTACGACGGTGCAGGTCATCATTAAGGTCTTAAGCGATGAATGCTCTTCAAACAAAGGGAAATTTATGGCATTGACAAAAGACAAAATATATGTGTTTAAATTCAACGCCAAAAGACATCTGGAAAACAAGAGTATACCTAAAGCAGATTGAAAGTATTTCCATAGCAGCTTACGCTTTAGGTTGTTTCCTCCTGGCTGATTACCAAAAATTTTCAGGTGATTTACCATATGGCAACAAAAGTGACAGTGCCGAAGCCTACGCTTTCAACAATTGACGCAGTTGCCTTAATTGTAGGTATGGTCGTTGGCGTAGGTATATTTAAGACACCAGCGCTAGTAGCAGTAAACACGCAGAGTTCAGGGGTTGCACTGCTAGCGTGGTTACTAGGTGGAGGGATGTCCTTGGTCGGCGCTCTGTGCTATGCGGAGTTGACGACTGCTTATCCTGATGCTGGGGGAACTTACCACTATCTCATGCGTGCCTTTGGCAAAAATCCTGCTTTCTTGTTTGCTTGGGCGCGGATGACCGTTATTCAAACTGGTTCCATTGCCCTACCAGCGTTCGTGTTTGGAGATTATGCTTCTCAGTTGCTGCCTATAGGAGAATACTCTTCAGCCATTTACGCTACAGGTGTGGTTGTTTGCCTGACAGGTTTAAACATTCTGGGCGTACAGCAAGGGAAGTGGACTCAAAACTGGCTCACGGCAGCAAAAGTGCTGGGGTTACTGTTGATAGTTATTGTCAGTATTGCCTTTGTTGCACAAGCACCGCCCAATACATCCACTGCAGCTCCTCAAAACACCGCATTTGGTCAAGCAATGATTTTTGTATTGCTGACCTATGGCGGCTGGAATGAAGCTGCCTACATATCAGCAGAAGTACGTGATGGCAAACGCAATATGGTACGTGTGTTGTTGGGAAGTATTACCATCATCACAGTGATTTTTCTGTTGATTAACCTGGCATTCATTTATGGCTTGGGACTTGCTGGTTTGGCTTCCTCGGAAGCACCAACAGCCGACTTGATGCGTCGCGCTGTAGGAGAAAACGGAGCAAGATTTGTCAGCCTCTTAATTGCGGTTTCTGCCTTGGGTGCAGTCAATGCCACTATTTTTACAGGTGCCCGTACTAACTACGCTCTAGGGCGAGACTTTCGGAAGTTTGCCTTCCTAGGACGCTGGCAAGAGAGTACTGGAACCCCAACCAATGCTTTAGTGGTTCAGGGAGCAATTTCCTTAGCGCTGGTGGTACTTGGTGCTTTAACTCGCAAGGGTTTTGAAACGATGGTAGACTATACCGCTCCCGTATTCTGGTTCTTTTTTCTACTATCTGGGGTAGCATTACTAGTACTGCGCTCCCGCGAGCCAAATGTACCTCGTCCTTTTCGCGTGCCTCTTTATCCCTGGACACCATTGCTGTTTTGTGCAACTTGTGGCTACCTGCTATACTCCAGCCTAACTTATGCAGGTATCGGAGGTATGACTGGGGTCATTGTTCTTTTGACAGGTATTCCTCTACTCCTATTTAACCGTCAACGAACCACTTCCACAAACCCTTAATTCATGGAGAAAGATGTCATGAAATTACAGGCAATGTTAAAGGTTTTGTTTACAACAGTGAGTGTAAGTAGCCTGATGCTGGCTGGTTGCACTCCGACTCAGCAAGCGAGTTCTCCACAACAAGGTGAAGCGTCTCCTGCCACTGTGGAAGTGCAGCAGTCTATGCCTACAACCCAACCTGCGGAACGGACACCCGATGTCGTGTACGTACCAACACCTCCGGAAGTCGTCGATAGAATGTTGAGTGTCGCAAAGGTTGGCAAAAATGATGTTCTGTATGACCTAGGCAGTGGGGATGGGCGGATTCCCATTACCGCAGTACAGAAGTATGGTGTCAAGAAGGCTGTTGGTATAGATATTGACCCTCAACGCATCAAAGAGGCTAACGCAAATGCTCAAAAAGCGGGGGTGACTAACAAAGTGCAGTTTCGCCAACAAGACCTCTTCAAGAGTGATTTTAGCGAAGCAACAGTTATTAGCCTTTACCTGCTACCCGAACTCAATGTCAAGTTGCGTCCGCAGCTATTGAAACTTAAACCAGGAACCCGTATCGTGTCGCACGCTTTTGATATGGGTGAGTGGAAACCTAACAAAGTCGAGCAAGTAGACGGCAGAACAGTTTACTTCTGGACTGTACCAGAAAAAATCCCGGCAAATTTGCAGCAGTCAACTCCTAGCAGCTAAATTGAGAACTCAGGACACAGAATGCAGCTCCCAGAACTCAGAATTCTGATAACTGAGTTCTGAGTTCTTTAAATAACAACGAAAATCTCAATAAGATCGACCTTTCTACCTAAAGGTAGACTTTTTTACCTATTTTGGTGATGGACAAATTTGTTAAGCGTTTTTAACCTTATACTAAAAAACTGAGGGGTGTTTTTCACCCCTCGAATTAAGGCAACTCAACTAATAAGCTAGCCATCAACCCGAGAAGCTAGCTATCAGGGCCATCTACTTTTTTCAACCAGGATATCTTAACCAGGACCATCTACTACTTTTCTTCAATCTGGCTTATTACCCTGCAATAAGCCGCCTATTATGTCCAATTTCTCGATAGTAGCACTTGTCATTTTTTTATGTCAAGAACTCATTTAAAATTGACAAGATCAAAATATCTGATAATTTTGAGTGCCATGAGAGAAAATGGAAGGCAAACATGATATTAACAGTCTCCAAAATGACCGACAAAAGGCGTTCTGCTGATTACAAGCAGGTCAGCGGCTATGTTCCGGTAGAGTTGGCACGAGAATTCAAAAGCGTCTGCGCTCGTGAGGGGGTATCCCAAAGCAGCGCACTAGAAGGCATGCTGCGTGAGTGGCTAGCCAAAAGAACAGCCGGCAACTCCGCAACACCTGAACAAGCAAGTCCCCTGACAACAATTGCCGATTTGGTTCGAGCTAACGTGACAAAGCTGAAGCACTCTGGTGTAAAAAACTTGCAAGCGCTTGCCAATGGAGAAGTATTGCCCACACCTGGGGACTTCGCCATCATCACGTCTACTTTGGGCATCCCTGAGGAAGAACAAAAAATGGTTTGGCAGCAAACTTTTAACTGCTTACATAACGATTCTGAAAGTGTAAAAGATGAGTGCGAGTGTTCTTAAAGTCCTGAATCAACCGGGCTGGAACTATAAACTGTCCTACGAGGGGGTTTCTATCCTTGCTCCTACAAAGCAAGATGCTACCTACCTTGCTCAAAGCTACGGATATGCTTTGACCGAAACCGCAGCAAAAATCAAGGGTAAGGTGCGGATAGGGTGGAAACACTGCAAGCAACCAATCGAGTTTTACGGGTGGATGGCATCTCAGAAACCATGTACACCCGCCGAAACTGCTGAGCGCCTCTTGCCTGCAAGAGGTGCCGTTTTTTGTAGTCAGTTGGATTTACCAGTGGAATTGTTGCGCCGAATGGTTGCAGTTGCTGAAAATGAGCGTCCAGTAAGTATTGTAAGACTTGATAACCACAAGCAAATTATTGTTAACAAACTAGGGTCTGAGATGTTACAGACTTCCCCTGAAATTGCCACTCAAAGGGTGATGACCAGATTTTGGCTTCCTGGAGATTTGGCAGAACTGGAACAACGACTAAGCAACGAGAGTCGATTCATTTGGACTTATTGTGGCAGACTCAACGAGCAAACCTGGGCAATTCTCACAACTGAATTTGAGGCTTTCGAGGTTGAGGGCGTTTGGTACAGACAGGGAACCTGCTTGTCAAGCCCTCAGCTGATGCCAATTCCGCCTGGTTCTTTTTCTCCAACTTGAGTAGACAATTTGACTACTTTCAGATACTTCAGATTTTCCTCACATTTATTTACTACACTTTCGCTTCATCAGCATATATATTAAGACTTACGAATCGTACAAATGTACTAAATGTATCTCGGTTATTTCAGCCCTTGTTCACAATTAGATACCTAACAGAGCTTGATTAGCGAGCTTTCTGAGAGTTGTGCAACAGCGTCTGAAACAACCAAATTTGACATTACATATTTTGGTTAATTTGTACAGTGCGTAACTCCTCAATATATATACTAAATGATTTGGCAATGAAGTTTTAATGGCTTACGTATCAACTTTGAAAGTGTAAAAGATGAGTGTGAGTATTATTAGAATCCTGAACCAACCGGGTTGGAACTGTAAACTGTCTCACGAGGGGGTTTCTATCCTTGCCCCTACAAAGCAAGATGCCATCTACCTTGCTCAAAGCTACGGATATGCTTTGAGCGAAACCGCAGCAAAAATCAAGGGTAAGGTGGGGATAGGGTGGAAACGCTGCAAGCAACCAATTGAGTTTTACGGGTGGATGGCATCTCAGAAACCGTCTACACCCGTCGAAACTGCCCAACGCCTCTTGCCTGCAGGAGGTACAGTCTTTTGTAGTCAGTTGGATTTACCAGTAGAATTGTTGCGTCGAATGGTTACTGCTGCTGAAAATGAGCGTCCGGTAAGTATCGTAAGACAAGATAACAACAAGCAAATCATTATTAACCAGGCAATGTCTGATATGTTACAGACTTCCCCTGAGATTGCTACTCAAAGGGTGATGACCAGATTTTGGCTTCCTGGAGATTTGGCAGAACTTGAACGACGACTAAGCAACGAAAGTCGATTCACTTGGACTTACTGTGGTGGACTCAACGAGCAAACGTGGGCAATTCTCACAACCCAATTCGAGGCTTTCGAGGTTGAGGGTGTCTGGTACAGACAGGGAACCTGCTTGACCACCCCTCAGCTTGTGCCAATTCCCTCAAGGGCTTTTGCTCCAGCTTGAGTAGATAATGTAACCCTTTAAGAAACGAAAAATCATCAGGTGTATCAATCATAGGGGTACACACCTCAAAACACTTACTTTCATAAGTTTTTAATTTTAAGATATTACTTAAGTATTAGAAGGCTTGTTTAAAGGGAAAAAATAGAATTAGGGAAAACTTGACTAGAGGCGGAGTGTAGGTGTGGCTCCGCTCTTGACAACCCTCACGAGTAAGTATGCAAATTCAACGCGTAACAGCTTATGATACTTCCGAAATTGCGTAAAGGCATTTTACGCCAATTTTAGAAAGCAAATTTTTAAAGCTCCGATAAAGATTTTATAAAAAATCCTCTAGCATAGGATTTTTTTTGATTTAAAAATTGTAAGATTTTATATTTAGAAATTATCTAAAAAATATTTTTTAAATTTAAATTAGATAAAGATTATTTATCAAAGGTTATTATCCTTGTTATAGCAATCCTAAATCATAAGCCCTACGTACACCGCACTCGCGTATGCCTGAGGCACGCACTCGCCAACGTGAACATATAGCTGATTGAGTAAAGTGGGCAATGCTGACCACCCTACGCGCGAATCTAACAAATCAGATAAAACTGCTATACAGGTTTTAAAACTAGAGCAAAATTTACAGCATCTAGAGTCAGTGTAGCTGCCAAATAAAATTAAAATATAGTCTAATGGTTGAGGATTGAACCAGTGATTCTTTACAATAAGTTCATGTTGTAATAAAATTCTATTCTTCCAGACAAATCTCTAGCAAGTGCTTGCAAAGATACCACTGTAGCTATATTCCTCTTCTTTTTTTTAATACCGACGCTTGCTGAATTTGGAAAATGACTCATAGTTTAGCCGACGATATGGAGCATTAGATAGTTTTCAAAAACCTCAAGGCTTTAAAACATCTTCATCTTAAAAGTATTTTTGTAGACAAGCACTAGATTAAACTAAAGTTATGTGGTAAGAAATTCAAAACTTATGGTCAGCTAAACCAAGACGCCTAGAGAAAGACAGGAAACCATTCTCCTGTTACCTGAACAAGGCGGAAGTTTTATCACTGGGAACATTGGGGTATTGAAAACAGGAAAATCTTTATAGATAAGTGGCTACGTTCATGTCCATTGACTAAGTAATATCAATGAAGGATTACAAAATATGGATGATATAACCAAAAAGATTACCGTCTCACCAACCAAAACGGCATTACCAGAGCTAGAACTTAAAAACATTAAAAACAAAAGTTCTGATGTCAAAACACAACAAACCATTCCCAAAAGAATTAACCAAGAATCACCTACCCTGTCTTTTGCCCAGCAGCGATTGTGGTTTTTGGCACAGTTAGAGACTAATAATTCAGCCTATCACATTACTAAGACTTTGCAATTGCAAGGTGATCTGAATGTGGCTGTGCTGCAACACTCTCTAGATGCCATTGTCGCCCACCACGAAGCATTGCGAACCAACTTGATTGCACAGGATGGCAACCCGGTGCAGGTAATTAGCAAGCCTCGGTCAGTCGAATTGAAGGTGATTGACCTGAAAGATTGTCCGCAAGCCCAACGTACGACCCGTGTACAACAACAACTACAAGATGAGGCGCAACGCCCCTTCAACTTAACATCAGATTTGATGCTACGCGGGAGCTTGCTACAACTGTCGCCACAAGAGCACATCCTGCTGTTGGTTATGCACCACATCGCTGCTGATAGCGGGTCGATGAGCATTTTATTGGAGCAGTTGGCAACCCTCTACGAAGCGTTCTTCAACAAAGAACTTAATCCTCTTGTTGAACAGCCTATCCAGTATATCGATTTTGCCGTTTGGCAACGCCAATGGCTATCTGGAGAGGCGCTTGAAAACCAACTCAACTATTGGAAACAGCAACTGGTGGGTGCTACCCCTGTACTGGAATTGCCTACAGATAGACCAAGACCCCCAGTTCAGACGTACCAGGGTGCAAAGGAATCTTTTCTAATACCCCAAAGTTTATCGCAAGCGCTGTCTACACTGTCACATCAAGAGGGTGTGACACTCTTCATGACCTTGCTGGCAGCGTTCCAGACCCTGCTGTACCGTTATACAGGACAACAAGACATCCTGGTGGGTTCTCCAATAGCGGGTCGAAATTTGCCGGAGCTACAGAAGCTCATTGGATTTTTTGTCAATACCCAGGTACTACGTACCGATATGGCAGGCAACCCCACTTTTTGGGAATTGTTGCAAAGGGTACGAGCGGTGACAATGTCTGCCTACGCCTACCAAGATTTACCCATTGACAAGCTAATAGAAGAACTGCAACCAGAGCGATCGCTCTCGTATCATCCCCTGTTCCAGGTGATGTTTGTCTTAGAGAATACAACGAGACAAAAATTCGAGTTACCAGGACTGACTTTAACTCCTTTCGACTGGGCTCATGTTACCACCAGGTTTGATTTGACACTGTCAATTACGGAAACAGAACAAGGACTGCAGGGGTTGTGGGAATACAATACTGATCTGTTTGATGCTTGCACTATACGCCGAATGAGTGGGCATTTCCAGACCTTGCTGGAGGGAATTGTTGCTAACCCAGAGCAGCACATTAGCGAATTGCCACTGCTAACAGCAGCCGAGCGTCACCAGTTACTGTATGAGTGGAACGATACTCATGCCGACTATCCCCGGGATAAGTGTATCTATGAGTTGTTTGAACAACTGGTAGAGCGCACCCCGGACACTACGGTGTTGATGTATGAAGAGCAACAACTGACTTATCGGCAGTTGAATACTCGCGCTAATCAATTGGCGCACTACCTGAGGACTTTGGGAGTTGGTCCAGAGGTACTAGTGGGCATCTTTGTGGAACGCTCCCTAGAGATGGTCGTGGGACTGTTGGGGATTCTCAAAGCAGGTGGAGCTTATGTGCCTTTAGACCCAACGTATCCCAAAGAGCGCTTGGCGTTCATGTTGCAAAACTCTCAACCAAGGGTGTTTTTGACTCAGGAGTGCCTGATAACGGAACTACCCGAACATACAGCGCAAGTCGTTTGCCTTGATACAGATTGGCATTCAATTACCCAGCACTCAGAAGAAAACTTAAACCAAACGGCAACAACTGCCAACTTAGCCTATGTGATTTATACCTCTGGCTCAACCGGAAAGCCCAAGGCAGTCCAAGTTACACACGCTAATTTGTGTCACTACGCGCAAGCAATGGGACGAGCACTCGGTATCACAGCAGAAGATGTGTATATGCACACAGCATCGATTGCTTTCTCATCTTCTGTTAGGCAGTTAATGGTTCCTTTGGCTGGTGGCGCTACTGTCAAAATTGCGACTTCCGAACAAAGAAAAGACCCGAGAGCACTGTTTGCCGGAATTAAAAAATACGATGTCACGGTTGTTGATACCATCCCCTCCTACTGGCGCAACTCCATTCACACACTATCTGGCTTAGAACCTGGAACCAGACAAGCCCTATTAGACAATAAATTGCGCTTGATTGTGACTACCGGCGAACCACTGCTGTCTGATATTCCCCCTCAGTGGACGTTTGGTTTCCAGCATGGTGCACAATTAATCAATATGTATGGTCAAACAGAAACCTCTGGGACTGTTGCAGTCTATCCCATTCCTGCCCAACAGGATGAGCGGGGAAAAATTGTCCCTCTTGGTCGCCCAATCGCCAACACGCAAATTTATCTGCTTGACGCTCATTTGCAACCAGTCCCCATTGGTGTGGTTGGAGAACTGCACATTGGCGGTGGAGGACCGGCGCGAGGCTACCTTAACCGCCCAGAGTTGACTGCTGAAAAATTTATCCCCAACCCCTTTAGCCAGGAAGAAGGCGCGCGCCTGTACAAGACTGGGGACTTAGCACGTTATCTGCAAGATGGTAACATTGAGTTTATTGGACGCAGCGACTACCAAGTACAAATACGGGGTTTCCGCATAGAATTGGGAGAGATAGAGGCTGTCCTGAGCCAACACCCATCTGTACTCCAGACTGTAGTCATTGCCCGTGAAGACGTCAGGGGCGATAAACGCTTAGTAGCTTATGTTGTTCCCAATCAAGAGCCAGCACCCATCATCAGTGATTTGCGTCGCTTTCTGAAAGAAAAGCTACCTGAGTACATGATTCCTTCAGCCTTCGTGTTGTTGGAGAGCTTCCC
The sequence above is a segment of the Mastigocladopsis repens PCC 10914 genome. Coding sequences within it:
- a CDS encoding non-ribosomal peptide synthetase, whose amino-acid sequence is MDDITKKITVSPTKTALPELELKNIKNKSSDVKTQQTIPKRINQESPTLSFAQQRLWFLAQLETNNSAYHITKTLQLQGDLNVAVLQHSLDAIVAHHEALRTNLIAQDGNPVQVISKPRSVELKVIDLKDCPQAQRTTRVQQQLQDEAQRPFNLTSDLMLRGSLLQLSPQEHILLLVMHHIAADSGSMSILLEQLATLYEAFFNKELNPLVEQPIQYIDFAVWQRQWLSGEALENQLNYWKQQLVGATPVLELPTDRPRPPVQTYQGAKESFLIPQSLSQALSTLSHQEGVTLFMTLLAAFQTLLYRYTGQQDILVGSPIAGRNLPELQKLIGFFVNTQVLRTDMAGNPTFWELLQRVRAVTMSAYAYQDLPIDKLIEELQPERSLSYHPLFQVMFVLENTTRQKFELPGLTLTPFDWAHVTTRFDLTLSITETEQGLQGLWEYNTDLFDACTIRRMSGHFQTLLEGIVANPEQHISELPLLTAAERHQLLYEWNDTHADYPRDKCIYELFEQLVERTPDTTVLMYEEQQLTYRQLNTRANQLAHYLRTLGVGPEVLVGIFVERSLEMVVGLLGILKAGGAYVPLDPTYPKERLAFMLQNSQPRVFLTQECLITELPEHTAQVVCLDTDWHSITQHSEENLNQTATTANLAYVIYTSGSTGKPKAVQVTHANLCHYAQAMGRALGITAEDVYMHTASIAFSSSVRQLMVPLAGGATVKIATSEQRKDPRALFAGIKKYDVTVVDTIPSYWRNSIHTLSGLEPGTRQALLDNKLRLIVTTGEPLLSDIPPQWTFGFQHGAQLINMYGQTETSGTVAVYPIPAQQDERGKIVPLGRPIANTQIYLLDAHLQPVPIGVVGELHIGGGGPARGYLNRPELTAEKFIPNPFSQEEGARLYKTGDLARYLQDGNIEFIGRSDYQVQIRGFRIELGEIEAVLSQHPSVLQTVVIAREDVRGDKRLVAYVVPNQEPAPIISDLRRFLKEKLPEYMIPSAFVLLESFPLTPTGKVNRNTLPAPDLAKQDPDATFVAPRNELERQLAEIWEEVLHVQSIGVKDNFFDLGGHSLLAVHLFAQVEQKFGKKLPLATLFQSGTVEALAMMLRSREEKATGHQALLGAEEDTSKAPWSSLVEIQPKGSQPPLFLVHPLGGEILCYRALAMHLGRDQPVYGLQQQGLDGEQSFLTQVEDMAALYIEAMQSIQPRGPYYIGGYSFGGIVAYEIAQRLSRQGEKVGLLVMLDTCRPGTEKRLPFLMRVFEHIKNFIQKGPTYLQQKLVGWSEWGTYQIRDKYKRFLEKSEALPEGDKHLDILGANVQALNQYSFQGYPGRMTLLRTDDKNRHDAVGVQYDALFGWGELVVGGIDVYHIPGSHLSLLEEPNVQVLAEKLKLCLEKAHAMNLYQ